A stretch of the Filimonas lacunae genome encodes the following:
- a CDS encoding GntR family transcriptional regulator, with the protein MRDVYQEIRQLESINGLSKHEQLVQGIINAINDKILSQGDMLPSVNSLIKELGFARETIAKSYKELTSRGIVESKNRVGFYVANEDTEQNLRLALIIFAFDSFQEVFYKTLRDKLGKGVHIDVFFHHNNMDVFESIISNVRGKYGMYVVAPIPHKKTSEILGTLPMSKFLMIDRYEPLEGEFSYVAQEFEKSSYAAFKELSSTIQQYKGMIYYHRPSSDTPIEILNAYKKFIKQYKINSTIKSEYIPGTIEKGYVYFTINNSELWAMLKDCMAKGLKLGKEVGILSHNDDLVKEIICDGITTYSTDFTLMAERAAEFVLHREKIQEIIPTVLIRRNSL; encoded by the coding sequence ATGCGGGATGTGTACCAGGAGATACGTCAGCTGGAAAGTATAAACGGCTTATCTAAACACGAACAACTTGTACAGGGTATTATCAATGCTATTAATGATAAAATTCTTTCGCAGGGTGATATGCTGCCTTCGGTAAACAGCCTGATTAAAGAGTTGGGTTTTGCCCGGGAAACCATTGCTAAAAGTTATAAAGAGCTTACCAGCCGCGGCATTGTAGAAAGTAAAAACCGCGTGGGGTTTTATGTAGCCAATGAAGATACCGAACAGAATTTGCGCCTGGCGCTGATCATCTTTGCTTTTGACAGCTTCCAGGAAGTATTTTATAAAACCTTACGCGATAAGCTGGGTAAGGGCGTGCATATAGATGTGTTTTTTCATCACAATAATATGGATGTATTTGAGAGTATTATCTCTAATGTGCGGGGTAAGTATGGCATGTATGTGGTAGCGCCTATACCACATAAGAAAACGTCCGAAATTTTAGGCACGCTGCCTATGTCTAAATTCCTGATGATAGACCGTTACGAGCCGTTGGAAGGTGAGTTCTCTTATGTGGCGCAGGAATTTGAAAAGTCGTCTTATGCAGCTTTTAAAGAGTTGAGCAGCACCATTCAGCAATATAAGGGCATGATATACTACCACAGGCCCAGTTCAGATACGCCTATTGAAATACTCAATGCTTATAAGAAGTTTATAAAGCAGTATAAGATCAACAGCACTATTAAATCGGAGTACATACCCGGTACTATTGAAAAAGGGTATGTGTATTTTACCATCAACAACAGTGAGCTGTGGGCTATGCTGAAAGATTGTATGGCCAAAGGCCTGAAGCTGGGAAAAGAGGTAGGTATCCTCTCTCATAACGATGACCTGGTAAAAGAGATCATCTGCGATGGCATCACCACGTATTCTACCGATTTTACCCTGATGGCAGAACGAGCGGCAGAATTTGTGCTGCACCGCGAAAAGATACAAGAGATTATACCTACCGTTTTAATCAGAAGAAATTCGTTATAG
- a CDS encoding leucine-rich repeat domain-containing protein translates to MSEPKKNNPLKNARVMPLEEAIKTYQLPQAGDHLYDGMENNIYVFEADAFFDKLDLDALFYDAKHNGAIFLGNLTVEEYIFQRELDYGPFTYVKGTTTAKNIYLGGGHTHLHGNVTVTQSFLAGSYNHGYTSVDGTIEAEVLFCYDHGFEFTPSRLKKGYFLTDIEDNNIPVTEPNIVLQKKYWDKEDQRLLTDKLLAAMKAGKSVIESTKSVPPLVSRLEKAKQSKNKRADLSKLRLKALPAELLQWEDVQQLNLAYNPITTIGTEITQLKQLKVLELESCELETFPEAITQLTELEQLDLTFNPLSELPSSFASLQQLKKLYLANCMFQQLPETLSHLPNLEVLNADFQRGIAELDIKEGFSQLKELTLFGDLQVALPKLERLSISLKATPALPASITGCKKLKKLDIKSARYLKGFPDELANLKQLDELSFYLHNKFDNIAVLQQLPKLKTLFVAFDYWEPIPDTFAQLLEIPQWSVLYINGFFKDEALIKQILSRTNLTKLVMVYQQGQDVVDIENERKWLNITI, encoded by the coding sequence ATGAGTGAACCCAAAAAGAACAACCCCCTGAAAAATGCGCGCGTAATGCCGCTGGAAGAAGCTATTAAAACCTACCAGCTACCACAGGCAGGCGACCACCTGTATGATGGCATGGAAAATAACATTTACGTTTTTGAAGCAGATGCTTTTTTCGATAAGCTGGACCTGGATGCGCTTTTTTATGATGCAAAACACAACGGAGCAATCTTCTTAGGCAACCTTACCGTTGAGGAATATATTTTTCAGCGCGAGCTGGACTATGGCCCTTTTACCTATGTAAAAGGAACCACTACCGCCAAAAACATATACCTGGGTGGCGGCCACACCCATTTGCATGGCAATGTAACCGTTACACAAAGTTTTCTTGCCGGCTCGTATAATCACGGGTACACCAGTGTAGATGGTACTATTGAAGCAGAAGTATTATTCTGCTACGATCATGGTTTTGAGTTTACCCCCTCCCGGTTAAAGAAAGGCTATTTTCTTACAGATATAGAGGATAACAATATCCCGGTTACAGAACCCAACATTGTACTCCAAAAGAAATACTGGGATAAAGAAGACCAACGCCTGTTGACAGACAAGTTGCTTGCGGCTATGAAAGCAGGCAAGTCGGTAATTGAATCCACCAAAAGCGTTCCCCCCTTAGTGAGCAGGTTGGAAAAAGCGAAACAATCAAAAAACAAAAGGGCCGACCTTTCCAAACTACGATTGAAAGCCTTGCCCGCAGAGTTGCTACAGTGGGAAGACGTGCAACAGCTGAACCTCGCTTATAATCCTATTACTACCATAGGCACCGAAATAACGCAATTGAAACAATTGAAGGTGCTGGAACTGGAATCGTGTGAGCTGGAAACATTCCCGGAAGCTATTACGCAGTTAACTGAACTGGAGCAACTGGATCTCACCTTTAATCCACTCTCCGAACTTCCTTCCTCCTTTGCATCATTGCAACAGTTGAAAAAGCTGTACCTGGCCAATTGCATGTTTCAGCAACTGCCCGAAACGCTGTCACACCTGCCAAATCTGGAAGTGCTGAATGCCGATTTTCAAAGAGGAATAGCAGAACTGGATATTAAAGAAGGCTTTTCACAGTTAAAAGAATTAACCCTGTTTGGCGATTTACAGGTAGCCTTACCCAAGCTGGAACGCTTGTCTATAAGCCTGAAAGCAACACCGGCATTACCCGCCAGCATTACAGGTTGTAAAAAGCTAAAAAAGCTCGACATCAAATCTGCGCGTTATTTGAAAGGTTTCCCAGATGAGCTGGCTAACTTAAAACAGCTGGATGAACTTTCCTTTTACCTGCACAATAAATTTGACAACATAGCAGTATTACAACAACTGCCCAAATTGAAAACCTTATTTGTTGCATTTGACTACTGGGAACCTATCCCAGACACCTTTGCTCAATTACTGGAAATTCCGCAATGGTCGGTATTGTACATCAATGGCTTCTTTAAAGATGAAGCATTGATTAAGCAAATTCTGTCACGCACCAACTTAACCAAATTAGTAATGGTGTACCAGCAGGGCCAGGATGTAGTGGACATAGAGAACGAACGCAAGTGGTTAAACATCACGATATAA
- a CDS encoding helix-turn-helix domain-containing protein, giving the protein MVSHSSLNDFYQGSGASYPEGVSKDIGHFNVFEAEKLFDKVTGNRTMPYSRRDYYKVSWIRGKSTAEYADKVIDIPQNALLFATPKIPYHWLPADGNQTGMFCIFTSGFLDERKSGVVLDELPIFQPGQVPVFPLSPEESAEVEYLFRKMHKELASDYAFKYDLLRNLLLELIHFGQKLQPVSVLSTTQNASQRIVSLFIELLERQFPLESPRQLLALRTAKDYATRLAVHVNHLNKVLKEVTGSTTTETIHQRILQEARVLLKQTSWTVADIAWSLGFDDVPHFSNFFKKHTQVTPVAFRQ; this is encoded by the coding sequence ATGGTTTCGCATTCTTCTCTGAACGATTTTTATCAAGGCAGCGGGGCTTCGTATCCCGAAGGCGTTAGCAAGGATATTGGCCATTTCAATGTATTTGAAGCGGAGAAATTGTTTGATAAAGTCACCGGCAACCGTACTATGCCTTACAGCAGGCGGGACTATTACAAGGTGAGCTGGATAAGAGGTAAAAGTACTGCTGAGTATGCAGATAAGGTAATTGATATTCCACAGAATGCGTTGCTGTTTGCAACGCCTAAAATTCCTTACCACTGGTTGCCTGCGGATGGTAACCAAACAGGGATGTTCTGCATATTTACATCCGGATTTCTTGACGAAAGGAAATCGGGTGTGGTATTGGATGAACTGCCTATTTTTCAACCGGGACAGGTGCCGGTGTTTCCGCTGTCGCCCGAAGAGTCTGCTGAGGTAGAATACCTGTTTCGTAAAATGCACAAAGAGCTGGCTTCGGACTATGCTTTTAAATACGATCTTTTGCGTAACCTGCTGCTGGAGCTGATTCATTTTGGTCAGAAGCTGCAACCGGTGTCGGTGTTGAGCACTACTCAAAATGCTTCGCAGCGCATTGTCTCTTTATTTATTGAGTTGCTGGAAAGGCAGTTTCCGCTGGAATCGCCCAGGCAGCTGTTGGCGTTACGTACAGCAAAGGATTATGCCACCAGGCTGGCGGTGCATGTAAACCATTTAAATAAGGTATTGAAAGAGGTTACGGGAAGCACTACTACAGAAACCATCCATCAAAGGATATTACAGGAAGCACGCGTGCTGTTGAAGCAAACCAGCTGGACGGTGGCGGATATAGCCTGGTCGCTTGGGTTTGATGATGTGCCGCATTTTTCCAATTTCTTTAAAAAGCATACCCAGGTTACACCAGTTGCCTTTCGCCAGTGA
- a CDS encoding SDR family NAD(P)-dependent oxidoreductase has protein sequence MSTTSKIALVTGGSRGLGKDMALRLAEKGVDVILTYVSKEDAALEVAAQIQQKGQKAAVLHLNTGDIKSFDTFIQQLKSTLQSQFQATHIDYLVNNAGVGLYAAIPEMSEEQFDEVLNIHFKGVYFLTQKVLTLMNDGGGIVNVSSGLTRVAVPGSSAYAAMKGAVEVYTRYLAKELGARKIKANVVAPGAVMTDFGGAHLRNDEQLQQFISSVTALGRPGQAEDIGGVVAFLCSPEAGWVNGQRIEVSGGMAL, from the coding sequence ATGAGTACTACAAGTAAAATAGCCCTGGTTACCGGCGGCAGCCGTGGTTTAGGAAAGGATATGGCATTGCGCCTGGCAGAGAAAGGGGTGGATGTAATACTTACCTATGTAAGTAAAGAAGATGCTGCATTGGAGGTAGCAGCACAAATACAGCAAAAAGGACAAAAGGCCGCAGTGTTACACCTGAACACAGGCGATATAAAAAGCTTTGATACGTTTATTCAGCAATTGAAAAGCACCTTGCAAAGTCAGTTTCAGGCAACGCATATCGATTACCTGGTAAACAATGCGGGAGTGGGCCTGTATGCAGCTATACCGGAAATGAGTGAGGAGCAGTTTGATGAGGTGTTGAATATCCACTTCAAAGGGGTGTATTTTTTAACGCAGAAAGTATTGACGTTGATGAATGACGGCGGGGGAATTGTAAATGTATCCAGCGGACTTACCCGTGTAGCGGTACCTGGCTCTTCGGCTTATGCGGCTATGAAAGGCGCGGTGGAAGTATATACCCGTTACCTGGCTAAAGAACTGGGTGCACGTAAAATAAAAGCCAACGTGGTGGCTCCGGGTGCTGTAATGACGGATTTTGGCGGCGCTCATTTAAGGAATGATGAGCAATTGCAACAATTTATCAGCAGTGTAACCGCGCTGGGACGCCCAGGGCAGGCAGAAGATATTGGGGGTGTAGTAGCCTTTTTATGTTCGCCGGAAGCGGGCTGGGTAAATGGCCAGCGCATAGAAGTGTCGGGCGGAATGGCATTGTAA
- a CDS encoding tellurite resistance TerB family protein has translation MGLLSNIFKKQPAQPVNYTPLNVQDAWVGIITAMGRVDGSLSDVEIDNLARSLVMSSIFDGHDIVDYINKAATFQNTNGSQQVIDDCVPHIPQHDRATLLCIVTEVVLADGQIDANEKELLIYLAGKLGIEPALFQQILEVYLIRNKYSKVIFD, from the coding sequence ATGGGATTATTGAGCAACATCTTTAAAAAGCAACCAGCACAACCAGTTAACTACACCCCATTAAACGTGCAGGATGCATGGGTTGGCATTATCACAGCCATGGGAAGGGTAGACGGATCGTTGAGTGATGTAGAGATTGATAACCTGGCCCGCTCTCTGGTAATGAGCAGCATTTTTGACGGGCACGATATAGTGGACTATATTAACAAAGCAGCCACTTTTCAAAACACCAACGGATCGCAGCAGGTAATTGACGACTGTGTACCCCACATTCCGCAACATGACAGGGCTACCCTCCTGTGTATAGTAACCGAAGTAGTACTTGCCGACGGCCAGATAGACGCCAACGAGAAGGAATTACTTATATACCTGGCAGGCAAACTGGGCATTGAGCCTGCTTTATTTCAGCAGATACTGGAAGTATACCTCATCCGTAATAAGTATAGCAAAGTGATTTTTGATTAA
- a CDS encoding rhomboid family protein has protein sequence MVDIGIIGIILIVLNFLISNKGFSSRAFFDKYKFQVSSILVGREYVRFISSGFLHVGWQHLIFNMITLLLFSSSMENVIGSIPFLAIYFAGLAGGGLLALFIHRNHNDYSAVGASGAVCGVVFASIALFPGSDIGFFGIPFGIPTWLYGTAYILYSIYGIRSAKDNIGHEAHLGGALVGMITAIIMYPVVLQTNAFTIALITIPAILFIIFITVRPHSLLVDNSFFKSSHNITIDHKYNIERNIQRQEIDRILDKINERGMNSLTRQEKERLEEYSKHS, from the coding sequence ATGGTGGATATTGGTATAATAGGAATTATATTGATTGTATTAAACTTTCTTATTTCCAACAAAGGCTTTTCAAGCAGGGCTTTTTTTGATAAGTATAAGTTCCAGGTAAGTAGCATCCTGGTGGGGCGGGAGTACGTCCGTTTTATCAGCTCTGGTTTTTTACATGTGGGCTGGCAGCATCTTATCTTTAATATGATCACCTTGCTGTTGTTTAGCAGCAGCATGGAAAACGTTATTGGCAGCATTCCCTTTCTCGCTATCTATTTTGCGGGTTTGGCAGGTGGGGGCCTGCTGGCTTTATTTATTCACAGAAATCACAACGACTATAGTGCAGTAGGTGCATCTGGTGCGGTTTGCGGAGTGGTATTTGCTTCTATAGCCTTATTTCCCGGCTCGGATATCGGCTTTTTCGGTATTCCTTTTGGCATTCCCACCTGGTTATATGGCACCGCTTACATATTGTATTCTATTTATGGTATCCGGTCTGCTAAAGATAATATCGGGCACGAAGCACACCTGGGAGGTGCGTTGGTAGGTATGATCACGGCTATTATTATGTATCCGGTGGTGTTGCAAACCAATGCTTTTACTATTGCTCTCATTACTATTCCGGCTATCTTGTTTATTATATTCATTACCGTACGCCCACATAGCTTGCTGGTAGATAACTCTTTTTTCAAGTCGAGTCATAATATCACTATCGACCATAAATACAATATCGAAAGAAATATACAACGGCAGGAGATAGACCGTATACTGGACAAGATTAACGAGAGAGGAATGAATAGCCTTACGCGACAGGAGAAAGAACGACTGGAAGAATACTCCAAACATTCTTAA
- a CDS encoding aspartate aminotransferase family protein: MSNLLEGDINLSVEREQWSLRQMHASDVVLSADSELFLHQTLSTPCLDTIVACEDIYLVNAQGRRYMDFHGNNVHQVGYRNQAVLEAVKKQMDTLCFSPRRFTNPVAVQYAEALTALFPGNLKRVLFAPGGTSAVSIAIKLARLVTGKHKVVSLWDSFHGASLDAIGVGGEAQFRQQMGPLLPGVERIPPPATYRNRWGGDSDMPYADYLEYVIEKEGGVGAFIAETIRNTDVQIPSPDYWKRVREICTKHGVLLILDEIPIAFGRTGKMFAFEHYGIEPDIICLGKGMGGGVIPMAGIVTRDSYNAVAANISLGHFTFEKSPLGCAAGMAVLQFIQDHQLLQKVQNDAVYFQQRLHQLQQHYPLIGDVRGKGLLWGIELVTNRETKEKAVTQAEKAMYYCLEHGLSFKVSQGNVLQLSPPLIISRQQQVEALQIVEDAMKHIVQG, translated from the coding sequence ATGAGTAACCTCCTGGAGGGAGATATTAATCTTTCAGTGGAAAGAGAACAATGGTCACTACGTCAGATGCATGCATCTGACGTAGTGCTTTCTGCAGATAGTGAATTGTTTTTACACCAAACATTGTCTACCCCTTGCCTGGACACGATTGTGGCCTGTGAAGATATTTACCTGGTAAATGCACAGGGCAGGCGGTATATGGATTTTCATGGCAATAACGTGCACCAGGTGGGATACCGAAATCAGGCTGTGCTGGAAGCGGTGAAAAAGCAGATGGACACCTTGTGTTTTAGCCCCCGCCGTTTTACCAACCCGGTGGCGGTGCAATATGCCGAAGCGTTAACGGCGTTGTTTCCCGGTAATTTAAAACGGGTGTTGTTTGCCCCCGGCGGCACATCGGCGGTAAGTATAGCCATTAAACTGGCCCGGCTGGTAACCGGCAAGCATAAAGTAGTAAGTCTGTGGGATTCTTTTCACGGGGCTTCGCTGGACGCTATTGGGGTGGGAGGAGAAGCGCAGTTTCGCCAGCAGATGGGGCCGTTGTTGCCTGGTGTGGAACGCATTCCGCCACCTGCTACCTATCGTAACAGATGGGGCGGGGATAGTGATATGCCTTATGCCGATTACCTGGAATACGTGATTGAAAAGGAAGGTGGTGTAGGGGCGTTTATTGCAGAAACCATTCGTAATACAGATGTGCAGATCCCTTCGCCGGATTACTGGAAAAGGGTGCGGGAAATATGCACGAAGCATGGGGTGCTGTTAATACTGGATGAAATACCTATTGCCTTTGGGCGCACGGGTAAGATGTTTGCTTTTGAGCACTATGGCATAGAACCAGATATTATTTGCCTGGGCAAGGGCATGGGTGGCGGTGTTATACCGATGGCCGGTATTGTAACCCGCGATAGCTATAACGCTGTGGCGGCTAACATTTCCCTGGGGCATTTTACTTTTGAAAAAAGTCCGTTGGGCTGCGCGGCGGGTATGGCAGTGCTGCAGTTTATACAGGATCATCAGTTATTGCAGAAAGTGCAGAACGACGCGGTTTATTTTCAGCAACGTTTACACCAGTTGCAACAGCATTACCCGCTGATTGGGGATGTGCGGGGTAAAGGGCTGTTATGGGGAATAGAGCTGGTAACAAACCGGGAAACCAAAGAAAAAGCAGTAACGCAGGCCGAAAAGGCGATGTATTACTGCCTGGAACATGGACTTAGCTTTAAGGTTTCGCAGGGAAATGTGTTGCAATTATCGCCGCCCCTGATCATTTCCCGGCAGCAGCAGGTGGAGGCATTACAAATTGTGGAAGACGCCATGAAGCATATTGTGCAGGGTTAA
- a CDS encoding alkaline phosphatase family protein produces MKKVTSAIVLFFFTCSLQAQVKKTENIVVVTLDGMRWQEVFTGIDSALVANHHFTKDSADVVAAFGAANDTARRKKLFPFLWTEVVAKGQLYGNKKRGGNMQVANPYKFSYPGYNEIFTGYPDTAVNSNDKIANKNHNVLEFINGKKGYTGKVAAFATWDCFPYILNKWRSGIYVNSGLDTIRLQAPALQLINDMQFITARPIDVRLDAYTYFAAREYLKAYKPKVLYVAFDETDDFAHSGMYDQYLKSAHAEDAMLADLWHTLQSTSEYAGKTTMIVLCDHGRGDAVKAEWISHGKEIVGAEDIWMAVIGPDTRALGEITHSGVVYQKQVAATIAALLGFEFKPAGHETGAPVTGMLP; encoded by the coding sequence ATGAAGAAGGTTACAAGTGCGATAGTGCTGTTCTTTTTCACCTGCAGCTTACAGGCGCAGGTGAAAAAGACAGAAAATATAGTAGTGGTTACTTTAGATGGTATGCGCTGGCAGGAAGTGTTTACAGGCATTGACAGTGCCCTGGTAGCCAATCATCACTTTACCAAAGACTCTGCGGATGTTGTAGCAGCATTTGGTGCAGCAAACGATACTGCCAGAAGGAAAAAACTGTTTCCGTTTCTTTGGACGGAAGTGGTGGCAAAGGGGCAGTTGTATGGAAACAAAAAACGTGGGGGCAATATGCAGGTGGCCAACCCTTATAAGTTCTCTTATCCGGGATATAATGAAATATTCACCGGTTACCCAGATACTGCTGTAAACTCAAACGATAAAATTGCCAATAAAAACCACAATGTGCTGGAGTTTATCAATGGCAAAAAGGGGTATACAGGTAAGGTGGCTGCCTTTGCTACCTGGGATTGTTTTCCTTATATCCTCAATAAATGGCGCAGTGGTATTTATGTAAACAGTGGTTTAGATACTATACGGTTACAAGCCCCGGCCTTACAACTGATCAATGATATGCAGTTTATTACTGCGCGTCCTATTGATGTGCGGTTGGATGCGTATACCTATTTTGCTGCACGGGAATATCTGAAAGCGTATAAGCCCAAAGTATTGTATGTGGCTTTTGATGAAACGGATGATTTTGCGCATTCGGGTATGTACGATCAGTATTTGAAAAGCGCTCATGCCGAAGATGCGATGCTGGCCGATTTATGGCACACCTTGCAATCCACTTCGGAATATGCCGGCAAAACCACTATGATCGTATTGTGCGATCATGGTCGTGGCGATGCGGTAAAAGCGGAGTGGATTTCACATGGAAAGGAAATTGTGGGTGCAGAAGATATCTGGATGGCTGTAATTGGTCCTGATACGCGTGCTTTGGGCGAAATCACCCATAGCGGTGTAGTATATCAGAAACAAGTAGCCGCCACCATTGCTGCTTTACTGGGTTTTGAATTTAAGCCTGCAGGGCATGAAACCGGCGCACCTGTTACAGGTATGCTGCCTTAA
- a CDS encoding SusD/RagB family nutrient-binding outer membrane lipoprotein, which translates to MLSAKKICSYILPLIILGGCNKTINSLQENPNQAVSSPPDLILGTVLTALSGTSTNGDLAGSGSWDDVHKYNQYYLGAYAYYGDNQYGWSSGSFNSYLVMKNVVQMEKAAAAQGLPAANAYESIGKFIRAWYLYNLTSLMGDVPTSEALQEQNMSPAYDSQKDVFKYILNTLDSANAHLSVMAAAKDATLTGSVQDIYFGGDLAKWQKAVNVFRLRVLVSLSKKATDADLQIPAQFAKIIGNPATYPIFNSAAEDLAFTYIQNYNQYPLNSANFGSTATRYCMSKTYVQSLTALSDPRVYITCEPAWALVDSLSYDPLDFRAFVGQSTGSPMGVVEPQTNGKYVSLINRKRYYSTFTGDKDVLLGYAEMCFNIAEAINRNWAAGNAEDWYKKGIQASMAFYGLSSSKTSYSAYFLKKGDLNDIQEYPFTFSFDNYYNQEEVVYAGGATGLHQVLMQKYIAMFQNSGWEAYYNYRRTGVPAFEGGSGIGNNGNVPSRWAYPSSEQNQNKVHWQAALTNQGFSTDDINGQMWLLKN; encoded by the coding sequence ATGTTATCCGCAAAAAAAATATGTAGCTATATACTTCCGCTTATAATTTTAGGCGGCTGTAATAAAACCATTAACAGTTTACAGGAAAATCCTAACCAGGCAGTTTCTTCTCCTCCTGATTTAATATTGGGAACGGTACTTACTGCACTTTCAGGTACCAGCACTAACGGCGATTTGGCTGGATCTGGTAGCTGGGACGATGTTCATAAATACAATCAGTATTATCTCGGCGCTTATGCTTATTACGGAGATAATCAGTATGGCTGGAGCAGTGGCTCGTTTAACAGCTACCTGGTAATGAAAAACGTAGTACAGATGGAGAAGGCCGCGGCAGCGCAAGGTTTGCCTGCTGCCAATGCCTACGAGTCGATAGGTAAATTTATCAGAGCCTGGTATTTATACAATCTCACTTCTTTAATGGGAGATGTGCCGACAAGTGAAGCATTACAGGAGCAGAATATGTCGCCTGCATACGATTCACAAAAAGATGTATTTAAGTATATTTTAAATACATTGGATTCTGCCAATGCACACCTGTCTGTAATGGCGGCTGCAAAAGATGCCACACTTACCGGTAGTGTACAGGATATTTATTTTGGTGGCGATCTGGCTAAATGGCAAAAGGCTGTGAATGTATTCAGGTTACGTGTGTTGGTGAGCTTAAGTAAAAAAGCTACTGATGCTGATTTACAAATTCCTGCACAGTTTGCTAAAATCATAGGCAATCCGGCTACTTATCCCATTTTTAACAGCGCGGCGGAAGATCTGGCTTTTACTTATATTCAAAACTACAACCAGTATCCGCTGAATAGTGCCAATTTCGGATCAACGGCTACCAGGTATTGTATGTCTAAAACCTATGTACAAAGCCTTACCGCTTTAAGCGATCCGCGTGTATATATTACCTGTGAGCCAGCATGGGCGCTGGTGGATTCTTTATCATATGATCCGCTTGATTTCAGGGCGTTTGTGGGGCAGAGTACCGGCAGCCCTATGGGAGTTGTTGAGCCGCAAACGAATGGTAAATATGTTTCTTTAATTAACCGTAAGCGGTATTACTCCACCTTTACCGGCGACAAGGATGTATTGCTGGGATACGCTGAAATGTGCTTTAACATTGCAGAAGCTATTAACAGAAACTGGGCAGCAGGTAATGCGGAAGACTGGTATAAAAAAGGCATCCAGGCGTCTATGGCGTTTTACGGGTTAAGCAGCAGCAAAACATCTTACTCTGCTTATTTCCTGAAGAAAGGTGATTTGAATGATATCCAGGAATATCCTTTCACTTTCAGCTTTGACAACTACTATAACCAGGAAGAAGTGGTATATGCAGGTGGCGCTACTGGTTTACACCAGGTGCTGATGCAAAAGTATATTGCCATGTTCCAGAACTCCGGCTGGGAGGCGTATTATAACTATCGCCGTACAGGTGTACCAGCTTTTGAAGGAGGTTCCGGTATTGGTAACAACGGCAATGTTCCCAGCAGGTGGGCTTACCCCAGCAGCGAGCAAAACCAGAACAAGGTGCATTGGCAGGCTGCTTTAACCAACCAGGGTTTTAGTACGGACGATATCAATGGTCAAATGTGGTTACTGAAGAATTAA